In the Hordeum vulgare subsp. vulgare chromosome 7H, MorexV3_pseudomolecules_assembly, whole genome shotgun sequence genome, one interval contains:
- the LOC123408851 gene encoding probable indole-3-pyruvate monooxygenase YUCCA10 — MENVVVLIVGAGPAGLATAACLSQFSIPYVLVERESCSASLWRNRAYDRLKLHLAKEFCELPHMSYPVDAPTYIPKTLFVNYLDDYIERFNIQPKYLTSVESSTYDNDKKCWCIVAHDMAKSKIVKFTAKFLVVASGENSAENIPMIPGLQSFSGDVIHSSSYKSGKSYSGMNVLVVGSGNSGMEIAYDLAAHGANTSIVIRSPIHVMTKELIRLGMTIAHHLPLNLVDNILVMVANLIFGDLSRHGITRPKMGPMILKSKTGRSAVIDVGTVGLIKKGIIKVYGSISKIMGNIVEFQCSKNISFDAIVFATGYKSTTNTWLKDGESMLNGNGLPIKEYPSHWKGEKGLYCAGLARRGLAGIAADAKNIANDIKSVIGTMSS; from the exons ATGGAGAATGTTGTAGTCTTGATTGTTGGCGCTGGGCCAGCAGGCCTTGCAACAGCAGCATGCCTTAGCCAATTCTCAATTCCCTATGTCCTTGTCGAGCGTGAAAGCTGCAGCGCATCATTGTGGCGCAACCGTGCCTATGATCGCCTCAAGCTGCATCTTGCAAAGGAGTTTTGTGAGTTGCCACACATGTCATATCCAGTAGATGCACCAACATATATACCAAAAACATTGTTTGTGAATTACTTGGATGACTATATTGAGCGTTTCAATATTCAGCCCAAGTATctcactagtgtggagtcatccACATATGACAATGACAAAAAATGTTGGTGCATCGTGGCACATGACATGGCGAAGAGCAAAATAGTCAAGTTCACAGCAAAGTTTCTTGTCGTGGCAAGTGGTGAGAATAGCGCAGAGAATATTCCAATGATCCCCGGATTGCAAAGTTTTTCGGGTGATGTCATCCACTCCTCAAGTTACAAGTCAGGAAAGAGCTACTCTGGCATGAATGTATTGGTCGTTGGATCCGGTAACTCTGGAATGGAAATTGCTTATGACCTTGCGGCCCATGGTGCCAATACTTCAATTGTTATACGAAGCCCG ATTCATGTAATGACAAAGGAATTAATCCGGTTGGGGATGACAATTGCTCACCATCTTCCACTGAATCTAGTGGATAACATCCTTGTGATGGTGGCGAATTTAATATTTGGAGATCTATCGAGGCATGgaatcacaaggccaaaaatgggTCCAATGATCCTCAAATCGAAAACTGGTCGATCCGCTGTTATTGACGTTGGCACTGTTGGGTTAATCAAAAAAGGTATCATCAAA GTATATGGGAGCATTAGTAAGATCATGGGCAATATAGTTGAATTTCAGTGTAGTAAAAATATATCGTTTGACGCGATTGTGTTTGCAACTGGATATAAAAGCACAACAAATACATGGTTGAAG GATGGTGAGAGCATGTTAAATGGCAATGGACTGCCCATCAAAGAATATCCGAGTCATTGGAAAGGTGAAAAGGGTCTCTATTGCGCTGGGTTAGCAAGGAGAGGATTGGCTGGTATTGCAGCAGATGCCAAAAATATCGCTAATGACATCAAATCAGTGATAGGCACTATGTCCAGCTAA
- the LOC123408852 gene encoding ATP-dependent Clp protease proteolytic subunit-related protein 2, chloroplastic, which produces MALCRTAPANSSCFHPRAVASSPSSLSVGTKVFVGLKAQTRLGSSESSCPNVNARFYTAVNRRVSLGLSNKRATRARISMMPVGTPRVPYRTPGEGTWQWLDIWNALYRERIIFIGDNIDEEFSNQVLASMLYLDSVDDTKKILLYINGPGGDLTPCMALYDTMLSLKSPIGTHCLGFAFNLAGFILAAGQKGSRTGMPLCRVSLQSPAGAARGQADDIENESNELNRIKNYLYGKLAEHTGHSVEKVHEDLSRSKRFDAEGALEYGIIDRIVRPSRIKKEGGSTTGQKKELRNLGLG; this is translated from the exons ATGGCGCTGTGCCGGACGGCGCCCGCCAACTCCTCCTGCTTCCACCCCCGCGCCGTCGCCAGCTCGCCCTCCTCTCTCAG CGTGGGCACCAAGGTCTTCGTCGGGCTGAAGGCGCAGACGAGGCTCG GCTCGTCAGAGTCGTCGTGCCCGAACGTCAACGCCCGGTTCTACACCGCCGTCAACCGGAGGGTCTCCCTTGG GTTGTCAAACAAGAGGGCTACCAGGGCACGCATTTCAATGATGCCTGTCGGCACACCACGGGTACCTTACAGAACACCTGGTGAAGGAACCTGGCAGTGGCTTGACATATGGAATGCTTTA TATCGTGAACGGATTATCTTCATTGGGGACAATATTGATGAAGAATTCAGTAACCAAGTACTGGCAAGCATGCTGTATCTTGACAGTGTCGACGACACAAAGAAGATTCTTCTATACATCAACGGTCCAGGAGGAGAT CTTACACCATGCATGGCGTTATATGATACCATGCTAAGCCTAAAGAGTCCAATTGGTACCCATTGCCTGGGCTTTGCATTCAACTTGGCAGGATTCATTCTTGCAGCTGGTCAAAAG GGTTCACGTACTGGTATGCCTCTTTGCCGTGTTTCACTTCAGTCACCTGCTGGGGCAGCTCGAGGCCAG GCTGATGATATAGAAAACGAATCAAACGAACTTAATCGGATCAAGAACTATCTTTATGGCAAGCTAGCAGAGCACacgggtcattctgttgagaag GTTCACGAGGACTTGTCCAGGTCGAAGCGCTTCGACGCCGAAGGAGCCCTGGAGTACGGGATCATCGACCGTATCGTCAGGCCTTCTCGGATCAAGAAAGAGGGCGGCTCGACCACCGGCCAGAAGAAGGAACTGCGGAATCTGGGACTCGGCTAG